From Mauremys mutica isolate MM-2020 ecotype Southern chromosome 17, ASM2049712v1, whole genome shotgun sequence, one genomic window encodes:
- the LOC123352170 gene encoding uncharacterized protein LOC123352170, with amino-acid sequence MHKQLANPQSSHTILSHPLPCTHTETQRHAHTHMHTFPCMHTLTLSFACLLIHTPTFPGTLTLKHIPTLSHRYLLSLLHELFPLGVCTLTISCTHPHTVTHTDAHAHTHTKSHAHTHAHAENLTPAHRILCAQTRTQSLSGTVSHTDSLSLSLSLTHTHTHTHTHTELNGNSFRSPPSLRTPCFPSGTVPPSSACPGSHVMPGPARVLFTPCAPLAEDGVKACKDVAGWATAFSQPEAPAPSALLHSQGHSAPQSLSPLPLRGTSHGMLPLVLNYLPQPEFSSDTRISFHRPEEELCVAQKLVSSTNRS; translated from the exons ATGCACAAGCAGTTGGCAAACCCACAGAGCTCACACACTATCCTATCACACCCTCTCCCttgcacacacactgaaacacagAGACacgctcacacacacatgcacactttcCCTTGCATGCACACACTCACTCTTTCCTTTGCATGCCTACTCATACACACACCCACTTTCCCTGGCACACTGACACTTAAACACATACCGACGCTCTCACACAGGTACCTGCTTTCCCTTTTACATGAACTCTTTCCCTTGGGTGTGTGCACACTGACAATCTCTTGCACACACCcgcacacagtcacacacacagacgctcatgcgcacacacacacaaaatctcatgctcacacacatgcacacgcagAGAATCTCacacctgctcacagaatcttgTGTGCACAAACACGCACACAATCTCTGTCAGGCACAGTTTCACACAccgactctctctctctctctctctctctcacacacacacacacacacacacacacacacactgagctgAATGGAAACTCCTTTCGCTCTCCGCCTTCGCTCAGGACTCCCTGCTTCCCATCGGGAACGGTTcctcccagctcagcctgcccAGGAAGCCATGTCATGCCTGGGCCTGCAAGAGTTCTTTTCACACCCTGTGCTCCCCTGGCTGAAGACGGGGTGAAGGCCTGTAAGGATGTAGCAGGTTGGGCAACTGCCTTTTCCCAGCCAGAAGCCCCAGCGCCTTCAGCTCTGCTGCACAGCCAGGGGcactcagctcctcaaag CCTGTCTCCACTCCCTCTCCGGGGGACCTCCCATGGCATGTTACCCCTTGTGCTCAACTATCTGCCCCAGCCTGAATTTAGCTCAGACACGCGGATTTCTTTCcacagacccgaagaagagctctgtgtagcgcaaaagcttgtctcttccaccaacagaagttga
- the LOC123352171 gene encoding ras-related and estrogen-regulated growth inhibitor-like protein isoform X1 — protein sequence MVVQLRPAPQLPGRMSEGSQPKVEANILVLGAEKVGKSALTVRFLTRRFIGEYGDIESVYTHNVMVGGRDVCFSIWDSSCPQAAELQGWVSEKQLRWADGFVVVYSICDRSSFHLARQQLQRIRQLKRRSGSEKVPVILVGNKRDLQHRRAVSSEEGRLLALSMNSGFFEISAAETYHGALVVFHELLDLVRDSRSSGKKAVGIRGIVRTMSAVFGRRRTE from the exons ATGGTCGTTCAGCTCCGCCCCGCGCCCCAGCTGCCCGGCAGGATGTCCGAAGGGAGCCAGCCCAAAGTGGAAGCCAATATCCTGGTGCTGGGAGCGGAGAAAGTGGGGAAATCCG CTCTGACAGTCCGATTCCTCACCCGGAGGTTTATTGGTGAATACGGAGATATTG AATCCGTTTACACGCACAACGTGATGGTCGGAGGCAGAGACGTTTGCTTCAGCATCTGGGACTCCAGCTGCCCCCAG GCCGCCGAGCTCCAGGGCTGGGTGAGTGAGAAGCAGCTGCGCTGGGCGGACGGCTTCGTCGTGGTCTACAGCATCTGCGACCGCTCCAGTTTCCACCTGGCCCGCCAGCAGCTCCAGCGCATCCGGCAGCTGAAGCGACGGAGCGGTTCCGAGAAAGTGCCCGTCATCCTGGTGGGCAACAAGCGGGACCTGCAGCACCGGCGGGCCGTCTCCAGCGAGGAAGGGCGACTCCTGGCCCTCTCCATGAACTCGGGCTTCTTTGAGATCTCGGCTGCCGAGACGTACCACGGTGCCCTGGTCGTCTTCCATGAGCTCCTTGACCTGGTGCGGGACTCCAGGAGCTCCGGCAAGAAGGCCGTGGGCATCCGCGGCATCGTCCGCACCATGTCGGCCGTCtttgggaggaggaggacagaaTAA
- the LOC123352171 gene encoding ras-related and estrogen-regulated growth inhibitor-like protein isoform X2 encodes MVVQLRPAPQLPGRMSEGSQPKVEANILVLGAEKVGKSALTVRFLTRRFIGEYGDIESVYTHNVMVGGRDVCFSIWDSSCPQGWVSEKQLRWADGFVVVYSICDRSSFHLARQQLQRIRQLKRRSGSEKVPVILVGNKRDLQHRRAVSSEEGRLLALSMNSGFFEISAAETYHGALVVFHELLDLVRDSRSSGKKAVGIRGIVRTMSAVFGRRRTE; translated from the exons ATGGTCGTTCAGCTCCGCCCCGCGCCCCAGCTGCCCGGCAGGATGTCCGAAGGGAGCCAGCCCAAAGTGGAAGCCAATATCCTGGTGCTGGGAGCGGAGAAAGTGGGGAAATCCG CTCTGACAGTCCGATTCCTCACCCGGAGGTTTATTGGTGAATACGGAGATATTG AATCCGTTTACACGCACAACGTGATGGTCGGAGGCAGAGACGTTTGCTTCAGCATCTGGGACTCCAGCTGCCCCCAG GGCTGGGTGAGTGAGAAGCAGCTGCGCTGGGCGGACGGCTTCGTCGTGGTCTACAGCATCTGCGACCGCTCCAGTTTCCACCTGGCCCGCCAGCAGCTCCAGCGCATCCGGCAGCTGAAGCGACGGAGCGGTTCCGAGAAAGTGCCCGTCATCCTGGTGGGCAACAAGCGGGACCTGCAGCACCGGCGGGCCGTCTCCAGCGAGGAAGGGCGACTCCTGGCCCTCTCCATGAACTCGGGCTTCTTTGAGATCTCGGCTGCCGAGACGTACCACGGTGCCCTGGTCGTCTTCCATGAGCTCCTTGACCTGGTGCGGGACTCCAGGAGCTCCGGCAAGAAGGCCGTGGGCATCCGCGGCATCGTCCGCACCATGTCGGCCGTCtttgggaggaggaggacagaaTAA